CTGCAACAAAATGACAAGAGAAAAATCTGTTATATATGTGCAGAATACACAAtgcctgttaatgacaaaataatGCTGTACTGATCATAAAAAGGAAGCTGTATTGTTCCAGAAcaagttaaaggggaactctggTATTTTTCAGCTTGGAtgaatagggtccaggttgaggAGTTCCTTTGAGTTTGCTCATCTGAtccaatcaaaaataaaatctcagCTCCATCCTCACCCCAGTCAGAAATCTTGGGCTCCCTGAGGCTGATGTGCTCCACCACACAGCTGACCCTGTCCTGTCGGCCAGGTGTGAACTCCAGGAAAGAGTGGACATGGTAGGTCCAGTCTCCGTTTGTCATCACCTCAGTTGAGGTCACGCCTGAAGTCACTTCCTGTCCGTTGCGGTGCCATGTCACCTTGATATGTTTGGGGTAGAAATCGTAAGCGCTGCACACCAGCATGGTGTCGTGACTGGAGGTGGTGGTCTCTGTAAGAGTGATGTTGGGTTCAGCTGAAATCAGAAGGTGAAGAGTTTTTACTGAAAGATGGCCGCCATCTTTGAGCCAACAGCATGTGTGTCTACTGTTTGAGGAGTGTTTACTTTGAACATTTCTGACATGTTTCATCAGTATTTTGTGGTTGTTGGGCATTTCAGTCAAAGATTTATATGATGGAATCATCAAATTAACAACTGAGTAACAAATGTCTTTGCTCCTTTTGCTCCCATGGATGCACTGAGCATGATAATACTTGAGACTTTCACCAGCCCAGaggctaacttccagtttagcgctttgctaacttgaatggggataaatgatttaattgtgcgGCTCatctagacttttgaaatgttatttgGACCGAATGACTTAAATCTAGTCATTTCGTGGGGGTTGTGttgctcaaaaaatgtatccactgattaacAGACATCAcgttcacaatgtaagtctgcAGAAAACAGTATATTTTGGCCCCATGACATCACGTGACggacctggaagttgtaattccacagttTGGCCACCATATCAAATGGGCTTCATAGCCCAGTGCTGATTCTGCAGGCTCAGGTTCCACTGCAGAAAAGGGCACAATGTTGTGACATAATTAAACGAGAGCCAGTCAAGATTTTGTCCAAAACaaaaatttgcattttcactcAGATTTTAATGTACAAACTGAAAATCCATAGAAAAAAAGGTGGATGGATCTGCACTTTATATCTTGGTGTCGTGACAgtgaggttgccaggtttgGTACCACCATGCTTGCCAAGCCTGGCATTTTATCAAGAAATAGCACAGATTGTCTTAAACCACAAAATTATATATTTGCAGTTCTGTTTGTGTATGATTTAAAGAGACACACATATCACTCACCCATGTTCTCCTCCACTGCATTCAATAATGAATCAGTACTGTCGACACATATCAGCTTCCTTTCCAATATCCTCCCCCGAAggtttttattaaatgtttgagTAAAGATTAATCCAGCTGGAGTAAAGCCTGTCCAGTTCCCGACTGTGCTGTTGTACTGCATCGTAAACTCTTCATTGAAATAATAGTCGATGAGAAACTCCACCTGCTCCGGCTCTCTGGAGTACCTGGCACACCAGAAGTCGGCGTACACAAAGTATCCCTTTCCATCAGCAGCACAATCTGAAAGGAGAAGGCACAAGACTTACTCTTTTCTTAATCCTAAATAATGAGAGTTTTTAATGTGCAGATACAGTAGGTCCATCAGTATTAATGATGGCATGAACAAACTTTGCTTTAGTCGGTTAGTAGCAGTTTGTTTCAAAAGATGCACTCAATGCTGCCAGGTCCACCCACTACTCTCACCTCATCCACTCTGGCTCCAACAACCCCAAGGCTCTGTTCTCCACCATGAACTCCCTCCTCAAACCACATGACAACACCTCCTCATCATTCACCACTGAAAAGTGCCAGTCCTTCTTAACATACTtccacacacaaataaacaccatCTACAGTAACCTCAACACCTCCAGGATCTCTCCCATCTCCCCACCTGCCTCACCACCCATCACCATTCAGGCCCTGTCCCACTTCTCTCCAGTATCCCCAGCACAGTTAACAACCATCATGACCGGAATGAAAACCTCCACCTGCACCCTGGATCGCATACCATCCAAACTCATTAAGTACTGCCTCCCTGCCATCTCCCCACTCATTACTGGTATTATTAATGCCTCCCTCAGCTCTGGTTCTGTCCCCCAAACCTTCAAACTGGCTGCCATCACACCAGTCATCAAAAAACCTGGTTTAAACCCTGACAATCCAAGTAACTTCCGCCCCATCTCCAATCTCCCCTTCCTGTCAAAAATCCTGGAACGTGTTGTCGCCTCACAACTCAGAACCCACCTCACCTCCAATAACCTGTTTGAATCTTTCCAATCTGGTTTCGGTTCAAAACATAGCACTGAAACAGCCCTCCTGAAAGTCACCAacgacctcctcctctccttagACTCCGGACACCTCAACATTCTCATCCTCCTTGACCTCGCAGCAGCCTTTCGACACCATCAATCAATCCTGCTCTCCTGACTGGAATCATCTCTCCACATCACCGGTACAGCACTCTCCTGGATTCACTCCTACCTCACCAACCGACACCAGTTCCAGTATAAACAActgcacctcctccacctctcccctGTCCCAaggtgtcccccaggggtctGTGCTTGTTCCCCTCGTCTTCATCCTCTACATGCTCCCCCTTGGCAAGATCATCCGTCGTCACAGCCTCCAGTTCCACTGCTACGCCGACGACATCCAACTGTACATCTCCACCAAAGCcatcaccaacaccacccactccACACTCACCAACTatctcactgaaataaaatcatggATGCAAACAAACTATCTCCAACTGAACAGTGACAAATTGGACATAATCATCATTGACCCCACATCCCGCACCAAAGCCACCCACAACCTCTGCCTCACCTTCGATAACTGCACTCTGTTTCCCTCACCATACACCCGCAACCTAGGAATCATCTTCAACAGCCAGCTAAGGTTTGACCCACATCAATCACAGCACCAGGAGTGCCTTCTTCCACCTCAAGAACATTGTGCGTCTCCGCCCCTCACTCACCTTCTCTGCTGCAGAAACCCTCATCCATGCATTTATCACATCCAGACTGGACTATTGCAATAGCATGCTGTACGGCTCATCATTCAAACTCCTCACTAAACTTCAATACATCAAGAGCTCTGCTGCCCGCCTGCTCACCCACACCCACTCCCGagaccacatcacccccatcctccaaaacctacactggctccccatcacacatcacatacagttcaaaatcctcctcctcacacacaaagcaatcaacaaccaggccccctcctacACCACACCCCCTCCCGTGACCTCCACTCATCCGAAGGAGATCTCCTCTTACTACCTGCATGGACCAAGAACTGAACCTGGGGGGACAGGGCCTTCTTCATCactgccccctccctctggaactcactACCCAAACCCAT
This region of Epinephelus fuscoguttatus linkage group LG1, E.fuscoguttatus.final_Chr_v1 genomic DNA includes:
- the LOC125897254 gene encoding rano class II histocompatibility antigen, A beta chain-like isoform X4, which translates into the protein MNCTALVENPQHSGLTVFNMKCFTFLLFLYLFSRSVVDCAADGKGYFVYADFWCARYSREPEQVEFLIDYYFNEEFTMQYNSTVGNWTGFTPAGLIFTQTFNKNLRGRILERKLICVDSTDSLLNAVEENMAEPNITLTETTTSSHDTMLVCSAYDFYPKHIKVTWHRNGQEVTSGVTSTEVMTNGDWTYHVHSFLEFTPGRQDRVSCVVEHISLREPKISDWDSSFNQSERSFVIGGVVALLLGAVILSSGLIHYRRRRSVI
- the LOC125897254 gene encoding rano class II histocompatibility antigen, A beta chain-like isoform X1 translates to MNCTALVENPQHSGLTVFNMKCFTFLLFLYLFSRSVVDCAADGKGYFVYADFWCARYSREPEQVEFLIDYYFNEEFTMQYNSTVGNWTGFTPAGLIFTQTFNKNLRGRILERKLICVDSTDSLLNAVEENMAEPNITLTETTTSSHDTMLVCSAYDFYPKHIKVTWHRNGQEVTSGVTSTEVMTNGDWTYHVHSFLEFTPGRQDRVSCVVEHISLREPKISDWDSSFNQSERSFVIGGVCALLLGAVILSSGLIHYRRRRSVI